One Halopelagius inordinatus genomic region harbors:
- the hisA gene encoding 1-(5-phosphoribosyl)-5-[(5-phosphoribosylamino)methylideneamino]imidazole-4-carboxamide isomerase, translated as MSDAFRTFEVVPAVDMQDGEVVQLVQGERGTERRYGDPVEAAERWVGEGAETLHLVDLDGAFEGDRKNADAVEAVVDAVDVPVQLGGGIRTAADAADLLERGVERVILGTAAVENPELVEEISAEYPGRVMVSLDARDGEVLVSGWTESTGLDPAEAAARYEELGAGAILFTDVDVEGQMEGVQTDVTKRVVDAVDVPVVASGGVASLDDVRALRDAGAAAVVVGTALYEGTFTLEDARRV; from the coding sequence ATGAGCGACGCGTTTCGGACCTTCGAAGTCGTCCCCGCAGTCGACATGCAGGACGGGGAAGTGGTGCAGTTGGTGCAGGGCGAACGCGGCACCGAACGACGGTACGGCGACCCGGTCGAGGCGGCCGAACGCTGGGTCGGCGAAGGCGCGGAGACGCTCCACCTCGTCGACTTAGACGGGGCGTTCGAGGGCGACCGCAAGAACGCCGACGCGGTGGAAGCGGTCGTCGACGCGGTGGACGTGCCGGTCCAACTCGGCGGCGGCATCCGAACCGCCGCGGACGCGGCCGACCTCCTCGAACGGGGCGTCGAACGCGTCATCCTCGGCACCGCGGCGGTGGAGAACCCCGAGTTGGTCGAAGAGATAAGCGCGGAGTATCCCGGCCGCGTGATGGTGAGTCTCGACGCGAGAGACGGCGAAGTGCTCGTCTCGGGGTGGACAGAGAGCACCGGCCTCGACCCCGCGGAGGCCGCCGCCCGGTACGAGGAACTCGGCGCGGGCGCGATTCTGTTCACCGACGTGGACGTGGAAGGCCAGATGGAAGGCGTCCAGACGGACGTGACGAAACGCGTCGTCGACGCGGTGGACGTGCCGGTGGTCGCGTCCGGCGGCGTCGCCTCTCTCGACGACGTGCGCGCACTCCGAGACGCCGGGGCCGCCGCCGTCGTCGTCGGAACGGCGCTGTACGAGGGGACGTTCACGCTCGAAGACGCCAGACGCGTCTGA